Genomic window (Polaribacter batillariae):
TTGTGTTAGACAGGAGTTTAAGAATTCCTAAAAATGCAAATATTTTAGACGGAAGCGTTAAAACTATTGTTATTTGTAATGTTGGAAGTTTAAGGCGTGAAGATAGAAGAGAAAATGTATGTTTCGAAGAAATTAATTTCTTTAAAAATATAGGCAAACAAATTTGCGATGTTTTGCAGAAACACAACATTCAATCTTTAATTGTAGAAGGTGGTACACAAACATTACAAACCTTTATAGACGAAAATTTATGGGACGAAGCCATGGTTTTTGTAGGAGATTGTAATTTTAAAAAAGGTGTAAAAGCACCAAGTTTAAAAACAAATAAAGTAAGTGAACAAAACATTAAAAAAGATGTTTTAAAAATATATAAGAATGATTAAAAACATCATCTTCGATTTTGGAGATATTTTTATCAATTTAGATAAAATGGCAACTTATAAAGCCATGGCAAAATTAGGCGTTACAGAGATTACTGAAGAAATGGTTGGGGTTTACCATCAATACGAAAAAGGGTTGATGTCCACAGAAGATTTTATCAAATTTTTTCACAATAGGTTTAACATTCCAAAAACCGATTTGATACATGCATGGAATGCAGTTTTACTCGATTTTCCAAAAGAAAGGTTATTATTTTTACAAAAACTAGCGGCTAGTAAAAAATACCGATTGTTTTTGTTAAGCAATACCAACGATTTGCACATAAAATGGGTGCAAAATAGTTTGGGAACGCAATTTTATAATGATTTTAAAAATGCTTTTGAACAATTTTATTTGTCGCACGAAATTAATTTTAGGAAACCAGATGCCAATATTTATAAATTTGTATTAAGTGAAAATTCGTTAAAAGCCGAAGAAACTTTGTTTGTAGATGATTTAGAAGAAAATACAAAATCGGCCAATTCATTAGGCATTCATACGTGGAATTTAGTGCCAAATGTCGATGATGTTACCGAACTTTTCAAGAAAAACAAGCGACTACTATAATGTATCTAATTCTTAGCATACTTTTTCTACAGGGCTATTTGTTATTTTTAAATATTTTGGCGTTTATAAAATAGATGTTTTAAAAGCAATATTTATCAATTATATAGTTGCTTTTACCATGGGTTTTTTGTTGGCAGAAAAGAAAATACCCATTACAAAAATTTATTTAGAACCCTGGTTTTTTGGGGCTTTGGTTTTAGGGGCTTTGTTTATCACTATTTTTTTTGTGATGGCCATCACTGCACAAAAAAACGGAGTTTCAGTAACTTCCATTGCAGGAAAAATGTCTGTGGTGGTTCCTGTGTTTTTCGGAATTATTTTATATAACGAATCTGTTACTTTTTTAAAAATACTAGGAATAATTATTGCTTTAGTGGCAGTGTATTTGTCATCTGTAAAAGAAGAAAAATCAAATAAAAAAGCAACTTTATTATTTCCCATTTTATTGTTTTTTGGTTCTGGTGCCATCGATACTTTGTTAAAATATGTGCAAACAAACCATGTAGCAAACGAAGATATTTCTATCTTTTCTGGAAGTTTGTTCGGAATTGCAGCATTCTTTGGGTTTTTAATTCTGGGAGTTAAAGCCATCAAAAAAAGAGAGTCTTTTGGTATTAAAAATATAATTGCAGGTATTGTTTTGGGAATTCCAAATTATTTTTCGATTGTATTTTTAATCAAAGCTTTGCAGAATAAAAATTTTGAAAGTTCTGTGTTGTTTACGATAAACAATGTAGGCATTGTAATTTTATCGACCTTAGTAGGTTTGTGGTTGTTTAACGAGAAATTTAGCGTAAAAAATAAAATTGGAGTTGCACTTGCCATTTTGGGAATTGTTTTGGTAACGGTTTCTTAATTCAAAATTCAAAATTCAAAGTTTCAGAGTTTCAAATTAAACAGATTAAACAACTCATTCCAATAAAACTTACAATTTTTAAGAATTCGTAAATTTAAAATGAAAGAAGACGCATACAAAACCATCGAAAAACCATCCGAAGAAACGCTTTTTAAAGAAAAGGGGAGTAAGTTTTTTGGGTATGCTTTTCCTGTTTTCTCTGAAGATGATGTAAAAGAATGTTTAGAAG
Coding sequences:
- a CDS encoding HAD family hydrolase is translated as MIKNIIFDFGDIFINLDKMATYKAMAKLGVTEITEEMVGVYHQYEKGLMSTEDFIKFFHNRFNIPKTDLIHAWNAVLLDFPKERLLFLQKLAASKKYRLFLLSNTNDLHIKWVQNSLGTQFYNDFKNAFEQFYLSHEINFRKPDANIYKFVLSENSLKAEETLFVDDLEENTKSANSLGIHTWNLVPNVDDVTELFKKNKRLL
- a CDS encoding EamA/RhaT family transporter; this encodes MGFLLAEKKIPITKIYLEPWFFGALVLGALFITIFFVMAITAQKNGVSVTSIAGKMSVVVPVFFGIILYNESVTFLKILGIIIALVAVYLSSVKEEKSNKKATLLFPILLFFGSGAIDTLLKYVQTNHVANEDISIFSGSLFGIAAFFGFLILGVKAIKKRESFGIKNIIAGIVLGIPNYFSIVFLIKALQNKNFESSVLFTINNVGIVILSTLVGLWLFNEKFSVKNKIGVALAILGIVLVTVS